From a region of the Luteolibacter arcticus genome:
- the kdpB gene encoding potassium-transporting ATPase subunit KdpB — translation MSTKAPSLFDKAILAPAVGESFKKLDPRLMVKNPVMFVTEVGAVLTTVAIFTAKADHGFIIQLAVWLWFTVLFANFAEAVAEGRGKAQADSLRKARKDTIARRLAKNGQEEAVAAPLLEKGDLVVCETGDVIPADGEVVEGIASVDEAAITGESAPVIRESGGDRSAVTGGTRVISDRIVIKITSEKGNTFLDRMIAMVEGAKRQKTPNEIALTILLSAMTLIFLLVCITLKPFGIYAGMEFTTPVLVALLVCLIPTTIGGLLSAIGISGIDRMIRRNVIATSGRAVEAAGDIDVLLLDKTGTITIGNRMASAFLPAPGVTESELADAAQLSSLADETPEGRSIVVLAKEKFNIRGRDLQQPHAHFVPFAAQTRMSGVDLDGRSIRKGAAESVQRWVEEQGGHFPADVSAAVEAAARAGRTPLVVAEGTKVLGVVELKDVVKGGIKERFAQLRKMGIRTVMITGDNPMTAAAIAAEAGVDDFMAQATPEDKLKRIRAEQAAGHLVAMTGDGTNDAPALAQADVGVAMNTGTQAAREAGNMVDLDSNPTKLIEIVEIGKQLLMTRGSLTTFSIANDVAKYFAIIPAMLMVTFPAIAPLNVMNLASPQSAILSAVIFNALIIIALIPLALKGVAYKPLGAMAVLRRNLLVYGLGGLLLPFAGIKAVDLIISTLHLV, via the coding sequence ATGTCCACGAAAGCTCCATCCCTCTTCGACAAGGCCATCCTGGCGCCCGCTGTCGGCGAGTCCTTCAAGAAGCTCGACCCGCGCCTGATGGTGAAGAACCCGGTGATGTTCGTCACCGAAGTCGGCGCCGTGCTGACCACCGTCGCGATCTTCACCGCGAAAGCCGACCACGGCTTCATCATCCAGCTCGCGGTCTGGCTGTGGTTCACCGTGCTCTTCGCGAACTTCGCCGAAGCCGTCGCCGAGGGCCGCGGCAAGGCCCAGGCCGACAGCCTCCGCAAGGCGCGCAAGGACACCATCGCCCGCCGCCTCGCCAAGAACGGCCAGGAAGAAGCGGTGGCCGCTCCCCTGCTTGAGAAAGGCGACTTGGTCGTCTGCGAAACCGGCGACGTGATCCCCGCCGATGGCGAGGTCGTCGAAGGCATCGCCAGTGTCGATGAGGCCGCCATCACCGGCGAATCGGCTCCGGTCATCCGCGAAAGCGGCGGCGACCGCAGCGCGGTGACCGGCGGCACCCGCGTCATCAGCGACCGCATCGTCATCAAGATCACTTCGGAGAAGGGCAACACCTTCCTCGACCGCATGATCGCGATGGTCGAGGGTGCGAAGCGCCAGAAGACACCGAACGAAATCGCGCTGACCATCCTGCTCTCCGCGATGACGCTGATCTTCCTGCTCGTCTGCATCACGCTGAAGCCCTTCGGCATCTATGCCGGCATGGAGTTCACCACGCCGGTGCTGGTCGCGCTGCTGGTCTGCTTGATCCCTACCACCATCGGCGGCCTGCTGAGCGCCATCGGCATCAGCGGCATCGACCGCATGATCCGCCGCAATGTGATCGCCACCAGCGGCCGGGCGGTCGAGGCGGCCGGTGACATCGACGTGCTCTTGTTAGACAAGACCGGCACCATCACGATCGGCAACCGCATGGCTTCCGCCTTCCTGCCCGCTCCCGGCGTGACGGAAAGCGAGCTGGCCGATGCCGCGCAGCTTTCCTCGCTGGCCGATGAAACCCCGGAAGGCCGCAGCATCGTGGTGCTCGCCAAGGAGAAGTTCAACATTCGCGGCCGGGATCTCCAGCAGCCGCACGCACACTTCGTGCCCTTCGCTGCGCAGACCCGCATGAGCGGCGTGGACCTCGACGGCCGCAGCATCCGCAAGGGTGCCGCGGAGTCGGTGCAGCGCTGGGTCGAGGAACAGGGCGGACATTTCCCGGCCGATGTCTCGGCGGCCGTGGAGGCCGCCGCCCGTGCCGGTCGCACGCCACTGGTGGTCGCCGAAGGGACCAAGGTCCTCGGCGTCGTCGAGCTCAAGGACGTGGTCAAAGGCGGCATCAAGGAGCGCTTCGCCCAGCTCCGCAAGATGGGCATCCGCACCGTGATGATCACCGGCGACAACCCGATGACCGCCGCCGCGATCGCCGCCGAAGCCGGCGTGGACGACTTCATGGCGCAGGCCACGCCGGAGGACAAACTCAAGCGCATCCGCGCCGAGCAAGCGGCCGGCCACTTGGTCGCGATGACCGGCGACGGCACCAACGACGCGCCCGCACTGGCCCAGGCCGATGTCGGCGTCGCAATGAACACCGGCACTCAGGCCGCCCGCGAAGCTGGCAACATGGTCGACCTCGATAGCAACCCCACCAAGCTCATCGAGATCGTCGAAATCGGCAAGCAGCTCCTGATGACCCGTGGTTCTCTAACAACCTTCTCGATCGCCAACGACGTCGCGAAGTACTTCGCCATCATCCCGGCGATGCTGATGGTGACCTTCCCGGCAATCGCGCCGCTCAACGTCATGAATCTCGCTTCGCCGCAGAGCGCCATTCTCAGCGCGGTGATCTTCAATGCACTCATCATCATCGCCCTGATCCCGCTCGCCTTGAAGGGCGTAGCCTACAAGCCGCTCGGCGCAATGGCCGTGCTGCGCCGCAACCTGCTCGTCTACGGCCTCGGCGGCCTGCTCTTGCCCTTCGCCGGGATCAAGGCGGTCGACCTCATCATCTCCACCCTTCACCTCGTTTGA
- a CDS encoding tetratricopeptide repeat protein, with protein MAKAVNDAMLRAVVTIRTVLCLIAAGTVLAQEPPAPRAEPVDPALRPDAGQDFYQHGRNLYEAAKRANDLDQRIAGFERAIDVLSRYLNQFPNHANSEAALWYLGESYYKSGRVDDAKRCYNNLLRNHPKGKYASAAAFMLAVDHFNNRQYALAAPLFERMAASAEVPAERQRALFHAGFSYELHGRTREAMDYYRKVIADPGQPNAFLEKSQLYLGRLLARAEKLDEALPLLDKVVMSRSTADLRGPAAIEAGAIAAKQGNAELSDKYLRLALDTPGFEKYRPDAQIALMKTRFDRKEYAEVIKIYRQSVEKAQGEQEALRLMLAARAYMQIEKNVEALELFREVEKMMLPNNSFAFEANYLRLLCFYRIEGRHVPEQVDAFLQLYRKNRPRDPKIHTALLMKAETLMSTKKPDEAAKVYNEIDDTLLSKENRKGYLYNRASCQLLSEDPQGAIRSLSEFLESFPDDKRAASARLQRAGAYRDSGEPAKALADFDKLRGEGIDPEFRALAMLESADICKQEGKLDEMIVRYRAFFEAFPKATEARKAKACYWLAWGLVKTNKVKDAIQYAEAARTLDGKTYGKNAGTLLALAHWALQNPEAVCTEVDRAIEDNNVVSLPDQLISWAAMQAFSANRFDQAARFYDLVADEENPRATPKEIWRNFGKSLLAAGKAEAALPAINNALEVEENVGWKTDGLLDKSKALVALDRLDEAYQVAEECQLLRPEGRVNAGIRITKGDILMKRNNAAGAVNEYVAVVVFLSDEDRQLKPEVLWKLEEALKKKGDPVDAEKYRAERLKKYPDWKPPGN; from the coding sequence TTGGCAAAGGCCGTAAACGACGCGATGCTCCGCGCCGTGGTGACCATCCGAACCGTCCTCTGCCTGATCGCCGCAGGCACCGTGCTAGCCCAGGAGCCGCCCGCGCCGCGCGCCGAACCGGTCGATCCAGCGCTGCGCCCGGATGCAGGACAGGACTTCTACCAGCACGGACGGAATCTCTACGAGGCAGCAAAGCGCGCGAACGACCTCGACCAGCGGATCGCCGGCTTCGAGCGCGCGATCGACGTGCTCTCGCGCTACCTCAACCAATTCCCCAATCACGCGAACTCGGAAGCCGCGCTGTGGTACCTCGGCGAGAGCTACTACAAGAGCGGCCGGGTCGATGACGCGAAGCGTTGCTACAACAACCTGCTGCGCAACCATCCCAAGGGCAAATACGCCTCGGCAGCCGCCTTCATGCTGGCGGTCGATCATTTCAACAACCGCCAGTATGCGCTGGCCGCCCCGCTGTTCGAGCGGATGGCTGCCTCCGCCGAGGTCCCGGCAGAGCGCCAGCGGGCACTCTTCCACGCCGGCTTCTCCTACGAGCTCCACGGCCGCACCCGCGAGGCCATGGACTACTACCGCAAGGTCATCGCCGATCCCGGCCAGCCGAATGCCTTCCTGGAAAAGAGCCAGCTTTACCTCGGTCGCCTGCTCGCGCGCGCCGAGAAGCTCGATGAAGCATTGCCGCTGCTCGACAAGGTGGTGATGTCGCGCAGCACCGCCGATTTGCGGGGCCCCGCCGCCATCGAGGCCGGGGCGATCGCCGCCAAGCAGGGCAATGCCGAGCTGTCCGACAAATATCTGCGGCTGGCGCTCGATACCCCCGGCTTCGAGAAATACCGCCCGGATGCCCAGATCGCGCTGATGAAGACGCGCTTCGACCGCAAGGAGTATGCGGAGGTCATCAAGATCTACCGCCAGAGCGTGGAAAAGGCCCAGGGCGAGCAGGAAGCACTGCGCCTGATGTTGGCCGCCCGCGCCTACATGCAGATCGAGAAGAACGTCGAGGCACTTGAGCTCTTCCGCGAGGTCGAGAAGATGATGCTGCCGAACAACAGCTTCGCCTTTGAGGCCAACTACCTGCGGCTGCTCTGCTTCTACCGCATCGAGGGCCGCCACGTGCCGGAGCAGGTGGACGCTTTCCTCCAGCTCTATCGGAAGAATCGTCCGCGCGACCCGAAGATCCACACCGCGCTGCTCATGAAGGCCGAGACGCTCATGAGCACCAAGAAACCGGATGAGGCCGCCAAGGTTTACAACGAAATCGACGACACCCTGCTCTCCAAGGAAAACCGCAAGGGCTACCTCTACAACCGCGCCAGTTGCCAGCTTCTCTCCGAAGACCCGCAGGGCGCCATTCGCTCGCTCAGCGAGTTCCTGGAATCGTTCCCCGACGACAAGCGTGCCGCCTCCGCCCGGCTCCAGCGCGCCGGTGCCTATCGCGACTCCGGCGAGCCCGCCAAGGCTCTGGCGGACTTCGACAAGCTACGCGGCGAGGGAATCGACCCCGAATTCCGCGCCCTCGCGATGCTCGAATCCGCCGACATCTGCAAGCAGGAGGGCAAGCTGGACGAAATGATCGTCCGCTACCGGGCCTTCTTTGAAGCGTTCCCGAAAGCGACCGAGGCCCGCAAGGCCAAAGCCTGCTACTGGCTTGCCTGGGGCTTGGTCAAAACGAACAAGGTGAAGGATGCCATCCAATACGCCGAAGCGGCCCGCACGCTGGATGGCAAGACCTATGGCAAGAATGCCGGCACCCTGCTCGCGCTGGCCCACTGGGCGCTCCAGAATCCCGAGGCGGTCTGCACCGAGGTGGATCGCGCCATCGAGGACAACAACGTCGTCTCATTGCCCGACCAATTGATTTCGTGGGCCGCCATGCAGGCCTTCAGCGCAAACCGCTTCGACCAGGCCGCCCGCTTTTACGATCTGGTCGCAGACGAGGAGAACCCGCGCGCCACGCCGAAGGAGATCTGGCGGAATTTCGGCAAGTCGCTGCTCGCCGCCGGCAAGGCGGAGGCTGCGCTTCCTGCCATCAACAACGCCCTCGAGGTCGAGGAGAATGTCGGCTGGAAGACCGATGGGCTGTTGGACAAATCGAAGGCATTGGTCGCGCTCGACCGGCTCGATGAAGCCTATCAGGTCGCCGAGGAATGCCAGCTCCTCCGCCCCGAAGGCCGCGTCAACGCCGGAATCCGCATCACCAAGGGGGACATCCTCATGAAGCGGAACAACGCGGCCGGAGCGGTCAACGAATATGTGGCCGTGGTGGTTTTCCTCAGCGACGAGGACCGCCAGCTGAAGCCCGAGGTGCTCTGGAAGCTGGAGGAAGCGCTCAAGAAAAAGGGCGATCCCGTGGACGCGGAGAAATACCGCGCCGAGCGGCTGAAAAAGTACCCCGACTGGAAGCCGCCGGGCAACTGA
- the kdpF gene encoding K(+)-transporting ATPase subunit F: METIVVGLIALALLAYLFTAMIWPERF; encoded by the coding sequence ATGGAAACCATCGTTGTCGGGCTCATCGCCCTCGCCCTGCTCGCCTACCTGTTCACGGCCATGATCTGGCCGGAGCGATTCTAA
- a CDS encoding PIN domain-containing protein gives MKAYADTGFLVSVHSRDANTSRALARMTTQTFPLAWSWMHELEFRNAMRLRVFRGEVLESEVALVFEKVQRRLEEGVYGKANPPVERIVDEFERLSASFSTKLGTRSLDVLHVSLALVLGVKEFLTFDSRQIALAKAAGLKVPKL, from the coding sequence ATGAAAGCTTACGCCGATACCGGCTTTCTCGTATCCGTTCACAGCCGCGACGCGAACACGAGCCGCGCGCTCGCCCGAATGACCACGCAAACGTTCCCTCTCGCCTGGAGCTGGATGCATGAGCTGGAGTTCCGCAATGCAATGCGCCTGCGGGTCTTCCGGGGAGAGGTTCTGGAAAGCGAAGTCGCCTTGGTCTTCGAAAAGGTCCAGCGCCGGCTTGAGGAGGGTGTCTATGGCAAGGCGAACCCGCCGGTTGAACGAATCGTGGATGAGTTCGAGCGTCTCAGCGCGAGCTTCAGCACCAAGCTCGGCACCCGTTCCCTCGATGTCCTCCACGTCTCGCTTGCGTTGGTCCTCGGCGTGAAGGAGTTCCTCACCTTCGACTCCCGCCAAATTGCCTTGGCCAAGGCGGCCGGGCTCAAGGTTCCCAAGCTCTGA
- the kdpC gene encoding K(+)-transporting ATPase subunit C yields MKSFGTEIRAAVGSTIVLAVVCCGAYPLLVTGVTRTLFRDKADGSLIKDASGKIVGSALLGQTFTGEKYFHPRPSAAGANGYDAASSSGTNLGPTSQKLNEQIKDRVAAYRTTNGLAADQAVPADAVTASGSGLDPHISPANAGLQAARVAKARNLPVERVRDLMQIHTDQPDLGILGDAGVHVLKLNLALDDLPR; encoded by the coding sequence ATGAAATCCTTTGGAACTGAAATCCGGGCTGCGGTCGGCTCGACCATCGTCCTCGCCGTGGTCTGCTGCGGTGCCTATCCCCTGCTCGTCACCGGAGTGACCCGCACCCTCTTCCGCGACAAGGCGGACGGCAGCCTGATCAAGGATGCATCCGGCAAGATCGTCGGCTCCGCTTTGCTCGGCCAGACTTTCACCGGCGAAAAATACTTCCACCCTCGGCCGTCCGCCGCCGGCGCGAATGGCTACGATGCCGCCAGCTCCAGCGGCACCAACCTCGGGCCTACCTCGCAGAAGCTCAACGAGCAGATCAAGGACCGGGTGGCCGCGTATCGAACGACGAACGGCCTGGCGGCGGATCAAGCCGTGCCCGCCGATGCTGTCACCGCGTCCGGCAGCGGCCTTGACCCGCACATCAGCCCGGCAAATGCCGGACTGCAGGCCGCCCGCGTCGCCAAGGCCCGCAACCTGCCAGTGGAAAGGGTCCGCGACCTGATGCAGATCCATACCGATCAGCCCGACCTCGGCATCCTGGGAGATGCCGGCGTCCATGTGCTAAAACTCAACCTCGCGCTCGACGACCTACCCCGATGA
- a CDS encoding type II toxin-antitoxin system Phd/YefM family antitoxin translates to MKTTNIRELKHATSTVLEWVERGETVQITRRNKVVAILSPPPPERRKRIIRPDFEKELDEIFGDRVLPTTGTELMDYDRGNT, encoded by the coding sequence ATGAAGACAACGAACATCCGCGAGCTGAAGCACGCGACCTCCACCGTGCTCGAGTGGGTCGAGCGCGGCGAGACCGTCCAGATTACCCGCCGCAACAAGGTGGTGGCCATTCTTTCCCCACCGCCGCCAGAACGGCGAAAGAGAATCATACGCCCGGATTTCGAGAAGGAACTCGACGAGATCTTCGGTGACCGCGTCCTGCCAACCACCGGGACCGAATTGATGGACTACGACCGGGGCAATACATGA
- a CDS encoding potassium-transporting ATPase subunit C — protein sequence MKRPVLVLMAALLLGGSGIVWWTALREDTEPLPDEKRVAMIELEDKQSGPGYFHPDDPAATPDEQGVTWIAPDKVAVQIDRVIRERKLDESSREKLAKLIEEVSEPHPSRVIGGNRVNLARLNVALDAMK from the coding sequence ATGAAACGCCCAGTCCTCGTCTTGATGGCCGCACTGCTGCTCGGTGGCTCCGGCATCGTGTGGTGGACGGCCCTGCGCGAAGACACGGAGCCTCTGCCCGACGAAAAGCGCGTCGCCATGATCGAGTTGGAAGACAAGCAATCCGGTCCCGGATATTTCCATCCCGACGATCCCGCGGCTACTCCAGATGAACAGGGCGTCACGTGGATCGCCCCTGACAAGGTGGCTGTTCAAATCGACCGGGTAATCCGTGAACGGAAGCTTGATGAAAGCTCCCGCGAGAAACTTGCCAAGCTGATCGAGGAAGTCTCCGAGCCGCATCCTTCCCGGGTGATTGGCGGCAACCGGGTTAACCTCGCCCGCCTCAACGTGGCACTCGACGCCATGAAGTGA
- a CDS encoding ExbD/TolR family protein translates to MKFRNHKMPPAELQLAPMLDVVFQLLIFFLVSFEFQRSEYDMKVSVPSAQEGADPKRALGEIIVNVRATGEVTVEGQTMTQVQLKEKLSAIAALHKNQPIRLRGDADATYQTIVEVIDTCQKSGIWNISFATQRKSEN, encoded by the coding sequence ATGAAATTCCGCAACCACAAGATGCCCCCGGCGGAGCTTCAGCTCGCGCCGATGCTGGATGTCGTCTTCCAGTTGCTGATTTTCTTCCTGGTGAGCTTCGAGTTCCAGCGGTCGGAATACGACATGAAAGTGTCCGTTCCCAGCGCTCAGGAAGGCGCGGACCCGAAACGGGCGCTCGGCGAAATCATCGTCAACGTGCGTGCCACCGGCGAGGTCACCGTCGAAGGCCAGACGATGACCCAGGTGCAGCTCAAGGAGAAGCTCTCGGCCATCGCCGCTCTCCACAAGAACCAGCCGATCCGGCTGCGGGGTGATGCGGATGCGACCTACCAGACCATCGTCGAGGTCATCGACACCTGCCAGAAGTCGGGAATCTGGAACATTTCCTTCGCCACCCAGCGGAAGTCCGAGAATTGA
- a CDS encoding sodium-translocating pyrophosphatase gives MQRFLTDYGIATSLTLGAVGLAGAIYLIRMVNSCSAGNDRMAEIAGAIQAGAKAYLHRQVITVSVIALMLFVAIGYLRDWYTAMGFVLGAVCSLAAGYIGMMIAVRANVRTAQAASVNPHAALRVAFNGGAVTGLLVVALGLLSVGIFYRVVLEYSGSGKIAINSLVGLALGSSLISVFARLGGGIYTKAADVGADLVGKIEQNLQEDDPRNPATIADNVGDNVGDCAGMAADVFETYAVSLIGAVLVAFLTAADQAKAALVYPFVICGVSIIGALLGIAFVNIVRVSPTVALIGGVAVSGLTSALLLHPVTHAMFPQAIEFSGKLVGSPALYTCVLVGIGMTFAAVFITNYYTSTAHRPVRRIAESCNTGHATNIIAGISTGHHATVMPVLCIAASIWLCYSQAGLYGIAIAVTSMLSLSGIIISLDAFGPITDNAGGIAVMSGLDPSVRKVTDELDAVGNTMKAVTKGYAIASAGLAAMVLFGSYVEELKAHLHQNFVFDLMDPRVMIGLFIGGLLPFSFTAYAMDAVGSAAGAVVREVRRQIEAFPGILTGKDTPDYRQCVDIVTKAALRQMILPALLPLIFVVGVAIIPEHGPYFLGGLLVGTIVTGLFLGIAMTSSGGAWDNAKKFIEDGNHGGKGSPAHAASVTGDTVGDPYKDTAGPAVNPMIKVVNILAILLIPILFR, from the coding sequence ATGCAGCGTTTTCTAACCGACTACGGCATTGCCACCTCCCTCACCCTCGGTGCCGTCGGATTGGCAGGTGCGATTTACTTGATCCGGATGGTCAATTCCTGCTCTGCGGGAAACGACCGCATGGCTGAAATCGCAGGAGCCATTCAGGCCGGAGCCAAAGCCTACCTCCACCGACAGGTCATCACCGTCTCGGTGATCGCCCTCATGCTCTTCGTCGCGATCGGCTACCTCCGGGACTGGTATACTGCCATGGGCTTCGTGCTCGGCGCGGTCTGCTCGCTGGCCGCCGGCTACATCGGCATGATGATCGCCGTTCGCGCCAATGTCCGAACCGCCCAGGCCGCGTCGGTAAATCCGCATGCCGCCCTGCGTGTCGCCTTCAACGGCGGCGCGGTCACCGGGCTGCTGGTGGTGGCGCTCGGGCTGCTTTCGGTCGGCATCTTCTATCGCGTCGTGCTTGAATACAGCGGCAGCGGAAAGATCGCCATCAACTCTCTCGTCGGTCTCGCCCTCGGCAGCTCGCTCATCAGCGTCTTCGCCCGGCTCGGTGGCGGGATCTACACCAAGGCCGCCGACGTCGGCGCGGACCTCGTCGGCAAGATCGAACAAAACCTTCAGGAAGATGACCCGCGCAACCCCGCCACCATCGCCGATAACGTCGGCGACAATGTCGGCGACTGCGCGGGCATGGCCGCGGACGTTTTCGAAACCTATGCGGTGAGCCTGATCGGTGCCGTGCTCGTCGCCTTCCTCACCGCGGCCGACCAAGCGAAGGCCGCACTGGTCTATCCCTTCGTCATCTGCGGCGTGTCGATCATCGGCGCGCTGCTCGGCATCGCCTTCGTCAATATCGTCCGCGTCTCTCCCACCGTTGCGCTGATCGGCGGCGTGGCCGTCAGCGGGCTGACCTCCGCACTCCTGCTGCATCCGGTGACCCACGCGATGTTCCCGCAGGCCATTGAGTTCTCCGGCAAGCTGGTGGGATCTCCTGCACTCTACACCTGCGTGCTGGTCGGCATTGGCATGACCTTCGCCGCGGTCTTCATCACGAACTACTACACCTCCACTGCCCACCGGCCGGTCCGCCGCATCGCCGAGTCCTGCAATACCGGCCACGCGACCAATATCATCGCCGGCATCAGCACCGGTCACCACGCCACGGTGATGCCCGTCCTCTGCATCGCCGCCTCCATCTGGCTGTGCTACTCGCAGGCCGGCCTCTACGGCATCGCCATCGCCGTCACCAGCATGCTCAGCTTGTCCGGCATCATCATCTCGCTCGATGCCTTCGGCCCGATCACCGACAACGCCGGCGGCATCGCCGTGATGAGCGGGCTCGATCCCTCCGTCCGCAAGGTCACCGACGAACTCGACGCCGTGGGCAACACGATGAAAGCCGTCACCAAGGGCTACGCCATCGCCTCCGCTGGCCTCGCCGCCATGGTTCTCTTCGGCTCCTATGTCGAGGAGCTGAAAGCCCATCTCCACCAGAACTTCGTCTTCGATCTGATGGACCCGCGGGTAATGATCGGCCTCTTCATCGGCGGGCTGCTACCGTTCTCCTTCACCGCCTACGCGATGGACGCCGTGGGAAGTGCCGCCGGGGCCGTGGTGCGGGAAGTCCGCCGCCAGATCGAGGCCTTCCCCGGCATCCTCACTGGCAAGGACACTCCCGACTACCGGCAGTGCGTGGACATCGTGACCAAGGCCGCGCTGCGCCAGATGATCCTGCCCGCGCTGCTGCCGCTCATCTTCGTGGTGGGTGTCGCCATCATTCCAGAGCACGGGCCGTATTTCCTCGGCGGCCTGCTGGTCGGAACCATCGTCACCGGCTTGTTCCTCGGGATTGCCATGACTTCCTCCGGCGGAGCGTGGGACAACGCCAAGAAATTCATCGAAGACGGCAACCACGGTGGCAAAGGCTCGCCCGCCCACGCCGCCAGTGTGACCGGCGATACCGTGGGTGATCCCTACAAGGACACCGCCGGTCCGGCCGTGAACCCGATGATCAAGGTGGTCAACATCCTCGCCATCCTGCTGATCCCGATCCTCTTCCGCTGA
- the kdpA gene encoding potassium-transporting ATPase subunit KdpA translates to MHANDWLQLALFLGILAAITKPLGIYLTKVLDPNGRTLLDPVLRPVEKLTYRLMGVKSDQDHDWKGYALAMLLFSLVGVVFTYAILRLQHVLPLNPQGLPALSPALAFNTAVSFTTNTNWQSYGGEATMSYLSQMVGLTFHNFVSAATGIGIAAALVRGISRHTTTALGNFWVDLVRCTYYLLLPICVAFAVFLVSQGMIQNFKAYDTAQVIEPQTVQVETTNDAGETVTESTTVDQQVIAQGPMASQVAIKMLGTNGGGFVNANAAHPFENPTPLANFIQMLSIFAIGSGLTWYLGKSTGNQGHGWSVWAAMMILFVAGTVTCWWAEAAGNPIHHALGVAAADGNFEGKEVRFGIFNSSLFAVITTSASCGAVNSMHDSFTAIGGLVPLFMMELGEVVIGGVGAGLYGMLVFVVLAVFIAGLMVGRTPEYLGKKINAFEVKMAMLSLLVLTMSILGFTAWAAVSDWGLAGLNNAGPHGFSEILYAYSSATANNGSAFGGLTANPANGDPHYNVTLGLAMLIGRFLMIVPILALAGSLAKKKFSPPSPGTFPVSGGTFTVLLIGTVLLIGALNFLPALALGPIVEHFLMYGGNLF, encoded by the coding sequence ATGCACGCCAACGACTGGCTCCAACTCGCCCTGTTCCTGGGCATCCTCGCCGCCATCACCAAACCGCTCGGCATCTACCTGACCAAGGTGCTCGATCCGAACGGGAGAACCTTGCTCGACCCGGTGCTGCGGCCGGTGGAAAAACTCACCTACCGACTGATGGGCGTGAAGTCCGATCAGGACCACGACTGGAAAGGCTACGCGCTCGCCATGCTGCTCTTCAGCCTGGTGGGTGTCGTGTTCACCTACGCGATCCTGCGGCTCCAGCACGTCTTGCCGCTGAATCCTCAAGGGCTGCCCGCGCTTTCGCCGGCGCTCGCCTTCAACACCGCGGTCAGTTTCACGACCAACACCAACTGGCAGAGCTACGGCGGCGAGGCGACCATGTCCTACCTGTCGCAGATGGTCGGCCTGACCTTCCACAACTTCGTTTCGGCGGCCACCGGCATCGGCATCGCCGCGGCGCTGGTGCGTGGAATTTCCCGCCATACCACCACTGCGCTGGGGAACTTCTGGGTCGATCTGGTCCGCTGCACTTACTACCTGCTGCTGCCGATCTGCGTGGCCTTCGCGGTCTTCCTCGTGTCGCAGGGCATGATCCAGAACTTCAAGGCATACGACACCGCGCAGGTGATCGAGCCGCAGACCGTGCAGGTCGAGACAACCAACGATGCCGGTGAAACGGTGACCGAATCGACCACTGTGGACCAACAAGTGATCGCGCAGGGCCCGATGGCCTCGCAGGTCGCTATCAAGATGCTCGGCACCAATGGCGGCGGTTTCGTCAACGCCAACGCCGCCCATCCCTTCGAGAATCCCACCCCACTCGCGAACTTCATCCAGATGCTTTCGATCTTCGCGATCGGCAGCGGCTTGACCTGGTATCTCGGCAAATCCACCGGGAACCAAGGCCACGGTTGGTCGGTGTGGGCGGCCATGATGATCCTCTTCGTCGCCGGCACGGTCACCTGCTGGTGGGCCGAGGCCGCGGGCAATCCGATCCATCACGCGCTCGGGGTCGCCGCCGCGGACGGCAATTTCGAGGGCAAGGAAGTCCGCTTCGGCATCTTCAATTCCTCACTCTTCGCCGTGATCACCACCTCCGCCTCCTGTGGCGCGGTGAATTCGATGCACGACTCCTTCACCGCGATCGGCGGGCTGGTGCCGCTGTTCATGATGGAGCTCGGCGAAGTCGTCATCGGTGGTGTCGGCGCGGGACTTTACGGCATGCTCGTCTTCGTGGTGCTCGCGGTGTTCATCGCCGGCCTGATGGTCGGCCGCACGCCGGAATACCTCGGCAAGAAGATCAATGCCTTCGAGGTCAAGATGGCGATGCTCTCCCTGCTGGTGCTGACGATGTCGATCCTCGGCTTCACCGCCTGGGCCGCCGTTTCCGACTGGGGTCTCGCGGGCCTGAACAATGCGGGGCCGCACGGCTTCAGTGAAATCCTCTACGCCTACAGCTCCGCCACCGCGAACAACGGCAGCGCTTTCGGAGGACTAACCGCCAATCCAGCCAACGGCGATCCGCACTACAATGTCACCCTCGGCCTCGCCATGTTGATCGGCCGCTTCCTCATGATCGTGCCAATCCTCGCGCTGGCCGGCTCGCTGGCGAAGAAGAAGTTCTCGCCGCCCAGCCCCGGCACCTTCCCGGTCTCCGGCGGCACCTTCACCGTGCTGCTCATCGGCACCGTGCTGCTCATCGGCGCGCTGAACTTCCTTCCCGCCCTCGCGCTCGGCCCGATCGTCGAGCACTTCCTGATGTACGGCGGCAACCTCTTCTAA